A stretch of the Arthrobacter sp. PAMC 25486 genome encodes the following:
- a CDS encoding copper resistance CopC family protein, protein MPTNNSNNALRRNYRQQHLALIWAAAGAVLLLCLGLSLATAPGAAAHDQLIATNPTPGEQLKEAPASLEFIYSGSLLNLGNEVRVMDGRDKDWAQGDPSLSGEKLTQPLLADMPDGEYLVRWRVVSSDGHPISGTQTFRVGTATAAAEPTLSSQSNKETTGTTGATAPSSPHGGPGTTGDAAGSAGTGTDGSVLAKVAPIGIGTAIGLGAYLAFVFIGRARKKSKQTP, encoded by the coding sequence ATGCCTACAAACAATTCAAACAACGCCCTGCGGCGGAACTACCGGCAGCAACATCTCGCATTAATCTGGGCTGCAGCGGGTGCCGTCCTGCTGCTGTGTCTGGGGCTATCCCTGGCCACCGCACCCGGAGCCGCTGCCCACGACCAACTCATTGCCACCAATCCCACCCCCGGAGAGCAACTCAAAGAGGCACCGGCCAGCCTGGAATTCATCTACAGCGGCTCGTTGCTCAACCTCGGAAACGAGGTCCGGGTCATGGATGGGCGGGACAAGGACTGGGCCCAGGGCGATCCTTCCCTAAGTGGCGAAAAGCTGACCCAGCCGCTTTTGGCTGACATGCCCGACGGCGAATATCTGGTCCGATGGCGGGTGGTCTCAAGCGACGGCCACCCCATCAGCGGCACCCAGACCTTCCGGGTTGGCACTGCCACTGCTGCGGCAGAACCGACGCTGAGCTCGCAGTCCAACAAAGAGACAACAGGCACAACTGGCGCCACGGCACCCTCATCGCCACATGGCGGCCCCGGGACCACCGGGGACGCCGCCGGGAGCGCCGGGACCGGCACGGACGGATCCGTTTTGGCCAAGGTTGCGCCAATAGGCATTGGCACAGCCATTGGGTTGGGCGCCTATCTGGCCTTCGTCTTCATCGGGCGTGCACGGAAAAAATCCAAGCAAACACCCTAA
- a CDS encoding histidine kinase, translating to MDALAAVPLHRIRRRAASAAALTVVATCAGAALAVVFALSLGPAFDLRMAAFDAGALAGLESLGLSPQSYVFTGLALQTLLAASYFAVAAILLVLAHGNRFAVLSALVLMGVGAVAMQTISALPAVDAAWEWPVRIAEALSFAVFLVWLLAFPSGRIRQPGGRFLAVAAGMLALLQILNFAGVAPFIVLAWGIVAVFVAAVLLVRHRRQAGRAPSGFPSTGTRGLRAVLLAFLAAVAALVAAAVGQWALGWGPGTVGDLVLQLVLVAAFFGIPAAVASAVLRQGLWDVKGALARTISASLATVLAVGAYLLLGVTGHLLGADKTVASVIAVMVVLLGVHPLHLIAGRRVERALYGERGTSGAVLAQLNRQLAAAGDIAGLLDGAAGGARLLLNIPFVRLVVDRDFADPEVRESGDPIPDWPVATLDLNHQGIHIGTLELALRDADQRPENAFTAADLAAVRPLADQLAGLLHAVELEAALRTAHQDLVAVREEERQRLRDNLHDGLGPVLGAVLMNLAAAGNELAQDNTARAQALVAESRAAVKGSVAQIRSLVNELRPPGIDDRGLVAAVRSAVAPLQGGSLAITVEGGVPHVGAAVESAAYRIAVEAAHNAVRHSGARQCTLSFGMRGTSLRLDITDDGAGLPVPVRRGVGLESMARQAEEAAGSLLLSVPPGGGTRVTAVFPRATASNVSGKTSGGGGDDCD from the coding sequence ATGGACGCGCTCGCAGCAGTGCCGCTGCACCGGATCAGGCGGCGCGCCGCATCGGCGGCGGCCCTGACCGTTGTGGCGACCTGCGCCGGGGCTGCCCTTGCCGTGGTCTTTGCGCTCAGCCTGGGACCGGCCTTCGACTTGCGCATGGCCGCGTTCGACGCCGGAGCGCTGGCAGGGCTGGAATCGCTCGGCCTGTCCCCGCAAAGCTATGTGTTCACCGGCCTGGCGCTGCAAACCCTGCTGGCGGCCAGCTATTTTGCCGTGGCCGCCATCCTGCTGGTCCTGGCTCACGGCAACCGGTTCGCTGTGCTGTCGGCCTTGGTCCTGATGGGCGTGGGTGCGGTTGCCATGCAGACCATCTCAGCACTGCCAGCCGTCGATGCCGCGTGGGAATGGCCTGTTCGCATCGCCGAAGCGCTGTCCTTCGCAGTCTTCCTCGTGTGGCTCCTGGCCTTTCCCTCGGGCCGGATCCGACAGCCCGGCGGCCGCTTCCTGGCCGTGGCTGCGGGGATGCTGGCCTTGCTGCAAATTCTCAACTTTGCCGGTGTGGCACCCTTCATCGTTTTGGCGTGGGGCATTGTCGCGGTGTTTGTCGCGGCCGTGCTTTTGGTGCGGCACAGGCGGCAGGCTGGCCGGGCGCCGTCGGGCTTCCCCAGCACCGGAACCCGGGGACTGCGGGCGGTCCTGCTTGCCTTCCTGGCGGCGGTGGCAGCCTTGGTTGCTGCAGCCGTCGGACAGTGGGCCCTGGGCTGGGGGCCGGGGACCGTGGGCGACCTGGTTCTCCAGCTGGTACTGGTGGCGGCGTTCTTCGGCATCCCGGCCGCAGTTGCATCGGCCGTTCTGCGTCAGGGTTTGTGGGATGTTAAGGGTGCGTTGGCCCGGACCATTTCCGCCTCGCTCGCGACGGTCCTGGCGGTGGGAGCGTACCTGCTGCTGGGCGTGACGGGCCACCTGCTTGGTGCCGATAAAACCGTGGCCTCGGTCATTGCGGTCATGGTGGTGCTGCTCGGGGTGCATCCGCTGCATCTCATCGCGGGCAGACGGGTGGAACGGGCGTTGTACGGAGAGCGCGGGACTTCCGGGGCCGTCCTCGCACAACTCAACCGCCAGCTGGCCGCGGCCGGGGACATTGCCGGACTGCTCGACGGTGCGGCCGGCGGGGCGCGGCTGCTGCTGAACATTCCGTTTGTGCGGCTCGTGGTGGACCGCGACTTCGCAGACCCTGAGGTGCGGGAATCCGGTGACCCCATCCCCGACTGGCCCGTCGCCACCTTGGACCTCAACCACCAGGGCATTCACATCGGCACCCTTGAACTGGCTCTCCGGGACGCCGATCAGCGGCCGGAAAACGCCTTCACCGCCGCGGACCTGGCAGCAGTGCGCCCCCTTGCCGACCAGCTTGCCGGGCTGCTGCATGCCGTGGAACTTGAGGCGGCTCTGCGCACGGCCCACCAGGATCTGGTGGCGGTGCGAGAAGAAGAACGGCAGCGGCTGCGCGACAACCTGCACGATGGGCTGGGGCCTGTCCTTGGTGCGGTCCTGATGAACCTTGCAGCCGCCGGCAATGAATTGGCACAGGACAATACAGCCCGGGCGCAGGCCTTGGTCGCTGAATCACGCGCGGCCGTGAAAGGGTCCGTGGCGCAAATTCGCAGTCTCGTGAACGAGCTGCGGCCGCCGGGGATTGACGATCGCGGCCTAGTGGCAGCTGTGCGCTCGGCCGTTGCACCCCTGCAGGGAGGCTCGCTGGCGATCACGGTTGAGGGCGGCGTCCCGCACGTGGGTGCGGCCGTTGAATCGGCCGCGTACAGGATTGCCGTGGAAGCGGCACACAATGCCGTCCGCCATTCCGGTGCGCGGCAGTGCACGCTCAGTTTCGGCATGCGGGGGACATCCCTGCGACTGGACATAACGGACGACGGTGCGGGGCTCCCGGTCCCCGTGCGCCGGGGTGTGGGGCTGGAATCGATGGCGCGGCAGGCGGAGGAAGCCGCGGGCAGCCTGCTCCTGTCCGTCCCGCCCGGCGGGGGAACAAGGGTGACGGCGGTTTTTCCGCGGGCAACGGCGTCGAACGTTTCAGGGAAGACCTCCGGCGGCGGGGGAGACGACTGTGACTGA
- a CDS encoding response regulator transcription factor, producing the protein MTDAARITVALADDHELFRKGLRALLATLPGMECAGEAANGAETLRLAVMEQPDVLLLDIRMPGMDGLSALAKIRVAAPEVAVVMLTMIDDDATLADALRAGAAGHLLKDAEPQELEQAVIAAARGDLLFGGPMADGARRILRGGGPGGRPGSGPGGRWAPPLPQLGDRERSVLDLAASGRSVSATALALQLSEKSVRNYLALIPRKLGVDSRDAALLLARTAGLGRGGNRGAAP; encoded by the coding sequence GTGACTGACGCTGCACGGATCACGGTGGCGCTTGCCGACGACCACGAACTGTTTCGCAAGGGACTGCGGGCGTTGTTGGCGACCCTGCCCGGGATGGAATGTGCCGGGGAGGCCGCCAACGGGGCCGAGACCCTGCGCCTTGCGGTGATGGAGCAACCCGATGTCCTACTGCTGGACATTCGCATGCCGGGCATGGACGGGCTGTCGGCGCTGGCTAAAATCCGGGTGGCGGCTCCGGAGGTTGCCGTGGTCATGCTGACAATGATTGACGACGACGCAACCCTCGCCGATGCGCTCCGGGCAGGGGCGGCGGGGCATCTACTCAAGGATGCGGAACCGCAGGAACTGGAACAGGCTGTCATTGCGGCCGCCAGGGGAGACCTGTTGTTTGGCGGCCCCATGGCGGACGGGGCGCGGCGGATACTGCGCGGTGGCGGTCCCGGTGGCCGTCCCGGTAGCGGTCCCGGTGGCCGGTGGGCGCCGCCGCTGCCGCAGCTCGGCGACAGGGAGCGTTCGGTGCTGGACCTGGCGGCGTCGGGACGATCGGTGTCGGCCACAGCGTTGGCACTGCAGCTGAGTGAAAAGTCGGTCCGCAACTATTTGGCGCTGATTCCGAGGAAATTGGGTGTGGACAGCCGGGACGCCGCGTTGCTGCTGGCCCGGACGGCGGGTTTGGGCCGCGGCGGAAACCGCGGTGCGGCACCATGA
- a CDS encoding copper chaperone PCu(A)C, translating to MNKTITSPRNTSLRYTLLTVAAAASLALTGCGAAVDAGASPSASASSTAAALTISETWAKAIDSGMTSAFGIIRNTTDENVTVVGVSTPASKTAELHEIIMGTNGDMKMQAKEGGFTIPAHGELVLEPGAEHIMLMGLVKPVEAGDELPFSLELSNGQSLDFTAVVKDFSGANENYGDMDHGDGGHGDMDHGDGSHGDMDHGTPADAK from the coding sequence ATGAACAAGACCATCACTTCCCCGCGCAACACCTCCCTCCGCTACACCCTGCTGACCGTGGCGGCCGCGGCCTCACTGGCACTCACCGGCTGCGGCGCGGCGGTCGACGCAGGCGCCTCACCGTCAGCGTCAGCCAGTTCAACCGCTGCCGCATTAACCATCAGTGAAACATGGGCAAAAGCCATCGATTCCGGCATGACGTCCGCGTTCGGCATCATCAGGAACACCACTGATGAGAACGTCACCGTTGTCGGCGTCAGCACCCCGGCGTCAAAAACGGCTGAACTGCACGAAATTATCATGGGTACCAACGGGGACATGAAAATGCAGGCCAAGGAAGGTGGCTTCACCATTCCCGCCCACGGCGAACTTGTCCTTGAACCCGGCGCCGAACACATCATGTTGATGGGCCTGGTCAAGCCGGTCGAGGCCGGTGACGAACTTCCTTTCAGTCTGGAACTGTCCAATGGCCAGAGCCTGGACTTCACTGCCGTGGTCAAGGACTTCTCCGGCGCCAACGAGAACTACGGTGACATGGACCATGGCGATGGCGGACACGGCGACATGGACCATGGCGATGGCAGCCACGGCGACATGGACCATGGCACCCCCGCGGATGCCAAATGA
- a CDS encoding MFS transporter yields the protein MSATAGPSQSTKDSGLRKVVAASMAGTVVEWYEFFLYATAVTLVFGKMFFPNAGSELDAIMAGFLTYAVGFVARPIGGIVFGHFGDKFGRKKLLQLSIILVGVSTFLMGCLPSFGQIGYWAPALLVGLRFIQGFAVGGEWGGAVLLVAEHSPNKSRGFWSSWPQSAVPLGNLLATGVLLTLASVLSDEAFLSWGWRVAFWLSAVIVLVGYYIRTKVSDAPIFLEAQEHIEDNPQVGYGVFEVLRRYPRGVFTAMGLRFAENILYYLVVTFSITYLKIIVDIDTSRILMLLLVAHGIHFIVVPLVGKLSDKIGRKPTYMLGALTGATWGFFAFPMMDTKDDLMILASVTIGLIFHALMYAGQPAIMAEMFPTRMRYSGVSLGYQVTSIVAGSMAPFIATGLVEHYNSSVPVALYLLGACMVTAVAVLFLKETKGVSLQDIDDADAAGTLALSRAAAAKSATKVG from the coding sequence ATGAGTGCAACTGCTGGGCCGTCACAATCGACGAAAGATTCGGGTCTGCGCAAGGTTGTCGCGGCCTCCATGGCGGGGACCGTTGTGGAATGGTACGAGTTCTTCCTCTACGCAACCGCCGTCACCCTGGTGTTTGGCAAGATGTTCTTCCCCAATGCAGGCTCGGAACTCGACGCGATCATGGCAGGCTTTTTGACCTATGCCGTCGGCTTCGTGGCCCGCCCCATCGGCGGCATTGTCTTTGGCCACTTTGGTGACAAGTTCGGCCGCAAGAAGCTCCTGCAGCTGAGCATCATCCTGGTGGGTGTTTCCACATTCCTCATGGGCTGCCTGCCCAGCTTCGGCCAGATCGGCTACTGGGCTCCGGCGCTTCTGGTGGGCCTGCGTTTCATCCAGGGCTTCGCCGTCGGCGGCGAATGGGGCGGCGCGGTGCTGCTGGTGGCCGAGCACAGCCCCAACAAGTCCCGTGGGTTCTGGTCCTCCTGGCCGCAGTCCGCCGTGCCGTTGGGCAACCTGCTCGCCACCGGCGTGCTGCTCACCCTGGCTTCCGTGCTCAGCGACGAGGCGTTCCTGAGCTGGGGCTGGCGTGTCGCCTTCTGGCTCTCCGCCGTGATCGTGCTGGTTGGCTATTACATCCGCACGAAGGTCAGCGACGCCCCCATCTTCCTGGAAGCCCAGGAGCATATCGAGGACAACCCGCAGGTGGGATATGGCGTCTTCGAGGTGCTGCGCCGCTACCCCCGCGGCGTGTTCACGGCCATGGGCCTGCGTTTTGCGGAGAACATCCTGTACTACCTGGTGGTCACGTTCTCCATCACCTACCTGAAGATCATCGTCGACATCGACACCTCCCGCATCCTCATGCTGTTGCTGGTGGCGCACGGCATCCACTTCATCGTTGTCCCGCTGGTCGGCAAGCTCTCCGACAAGATCGGCCGCAAGCCCACCTACATGCTCGGTGCGCTGACGGGGGCCACCTGGGGCTTCTTCGCCTTCCCCATGATGGACACCAAGGACGACCTCATGATCCTGGCCTCGGTCACGATCGGGCTGATCTTCCACGCCCTCATGTACGCCGGCCAGCCCGCCATTATGGCCGAAATGTTCCCCACCCGCATGCGCTACTCCGGCGTTTCCCTTGGCTACCAGGTGACCTCGATTGTGGCCGGCTCCATGGCTCCCTTCATCGCCACCGGCCTCGTGGAGCACTACAACTCCTCCGTCCCCGTGGCACTGTACCTGCTCGGCGCCTGCATGGTGACCGCCGTCGCCGTGCTGTTCCTGAAGGAAACCAAGGGTGTCTCCCTGCAGGACATTGACGACGCCGATGCCGCCGGAACGCTGGCCCTGAGCCGTGCCGCCGCGGCCAAGTCCGCAACAAAGGTGGGCTAG
- a CDS encoding SRPBCC domain-containing protein codes for MMAKEFKIVHESEIEGTPQAVFDAATQGTSGWMWPMGIEPKLGGAGPFGSTVTVWEPPHRFSNRMDGEGGFFNQLDYDISELPDGKSWLRYVHGGVFFEDWDNQYVGASKHTAFYQHTLGEYVKFFAGQQAAFADVQGPGTSSTPEAFDAVKAALGIHDGGAGGHVSVAIAGLGTVDAVVDYLDPNFIGLRTEDAMYRFFGRNAFGAVVGLTIHLFAPGADADAAGAAWGAWLTGLYA; via the coding sequence ATGATGGCCAAGGAATTCAAGATCGTGCACGAATCCGAGATCGAGGGCACCCCGCAGGCGGTGTTTGATGCGGCAACTCAGGGGACTTCCGGCTGGATGTGGCCCATGGGAATCGAGCCGAAACTGGGCGGCGCGGGCCCGTTCGGCAGCACCGTCACCGTGTGGGAGCCACCTCACCGCTTCTCCAACCGCATGGACGGCGAGGGCGGCTTCTTCAACCAGCTTGATTACGACATCTCCGAGCTCCCCGACGGCAAGTCGTGGCTGCGCTATGTCCACGGCGGCGTCTTCTTCGAGGACTGGGACAACCAATACGTTGGCGCGTCCAAGCACACCGCCTTCTACCAGCACACCCTCGGCGAGTACGTGAAGTTCTTTGCCGGGCAGCAGGCAGCGTTCGCCGACGTGCAGGGGCCCGGCACGTCTTCCACGCCCGAGGCCTTTGACGCGGTCAAGGCCGCCCTGGGGATTCACGACGGCGGAGCCGGCGGACACGTCAGCGTCGCCATTGCGGGCCTCGGCACGGTGGACGCCGTGGTGGACTACCTTGATCCGAATTTCATTGGCCTGCGCACCGAGGATGCCATGTACCGGTTCTTCGGCCGCAACGCCTTCGGCGCCGTGGTGGGCTTGACCATCCACCTGTTCGCCCCCGGGGCGGATGCCGATGCCGCCGGTGCGGCCTGGGGTGCCTGGCTGACCGGGCTATACGCATAG
- a CDS encoding 3-hydroxybutyrate dehydrogenase: MTGPLAGRRALVTGGAGGLGAACARALAAQGAHVIVADRDGAGAAAVAAEVGGEAWEVDLLDTAALESLKLEVDILVNNAGIQTISPIEDFDPAAFRRITTIMLEVPFLLIRAALPHMYAQGHGRIINMSSIHGLRASAFKSAYVAAKHGLEGLSKVTAREGGVHGVTSNCVNPGYVRTPLVEGQIADQAATHGIPEEQVLAEVMLAKNAIKRLIEPEEIAGLVVWLASEPAAMVTGASYLMDGGWTS, from the coding sequence CTGACCGGGCCATTGGCGGGGCGGCGGGCCCTGGTCACCGGGGGAGCGGGCGGCTTGGGGGCTGCCTGCGCCCGGGCACTTGCGGCCCAGGGCGCCCACGTCATCGTGGCCGACCGCGACGGTGCTGGCGCTGCCGCCGTAGCCGCCGAGGTGGGAGGGGAAGCCTGGGAGGTGGACCTGCTGGACACGGCGGCGCTAGAATCGCTGAAGTTGGAGGTGGACATCCTCGTCAACAACGCAGGCATCCAGACCATCAGCCCCATCGAGGACTTTGACCCCGCCGCCTTCCGGCGCATCACCACCATCATGCTCGAGGTGCCGTTCCTGCTGATCCGGGCCGCACTGCCGCACATGTACGCGCAGGGGCATGGACGGATCATCAACATGTCATCGATTCATGGGCTGCGCGCCTCCGCATTTAAGTCGGCGTATGTGGCGGCAAAGCATGGGCTCGAGGGCCTGTCCAAGGTCACCGCCCGCGAGGGCGGCGTCCACGGGGTGACCAGCAACTGCGTCAACCCCGGCTACGTGCGGACCCCGCTTGTGGAGGGGCAGATCGCCGACCAGGCGGCCACCCACGGCATCCCCGAAGAGCAGGTGCTGGCGGAGGTCATGCTGGCCAAGAATGCCATCAAACGGCTCATCGAACCGGAAGAAATCGCCGGGCTCGTCGTCTGGCTCGCCTCCGAGCCGGCCGCGATGGTCACCGGAGCCTCTTATCTCATGGACGGCGGCTGGACCTCGTAG
- a CDS encoding sensor histidine kinase, giving the protein MLAALEPSLALILHDLLLTQDLEVSRRSVLGAREEERRRIRRDLHDGLGPLLSGTAMTLQAAGAPTLEPPAVQELLAQARADLAQAVADIRVVVDGLRPPILDDLGLVAAVQAILPDSALAVTVTTQGNCKTLPAAVEVAALRIVAEALANAATHAKASAAQVELRVGDGKLHLSVADNGRWVPPSSLRKGVGLESMRQRAQELGGRAGIEVGDGAETCVRAWLPLTAGEGL; this is encoded by the coding sequence GTGCTTGCCGCGTTGGAGCCCAGCCTCGCCTTGATCCTGCACGACCTCCTGCTCACCCAGGACCTTGAGGTTTCCCGCCGGTCCGTTCTTGGGGCGAGGGAAGAAGAACGACGCCGGATCCGCCGCGACCTGCACGACGGCCTCGGCCCGCTGTTGTCAGGCACGGCGATGACGCTGCAGGCTGCGGGCGCCCCAACGCTGGAGCCTCCCGCCGTCCAAGAACTGTTGGCCCAGGCGCGGGCGGACCTCGCCCAAGCCGTCGCGGACATCCGGGTGGTTGTTGACGGCCTGCGCCCTCCCATTCTTGACGACCTGGGACTGGTGGCGGCCGTGCAGGCGATCCTGCCCGATTCGGCACTCGCCGTCACCGTCACCACGCAGGGCAACTGCAAGACCCTGCCGGCCGCCGTGGAAGTCGCGGCACTGCGCATCGTCGCCGAGGCCCTGGCCAATGCTGCCACGCACGCGAAGGCGAGCGCGGCGCAGGTGGAACTGCGGGTCGGCGATGGCAAGTTGCACCTCAGTGTTGCCGACAACGGCAGGTGGGTGCCGCCGTCGTCCCTCAGGAAAGGTGTGGGGCTCGAATCCATGCGCCAGCGTGCGCAGGAGTTGGGCGGACGGGCCGGCATCGAGGTTGGCGACGGCGCCGAGACGTGCGTGCGGGCGTGGCTGCCGCTGACGGCGGGGGAGGGGCTGTGA
- a CDS encoding response regulator transcription factor, whose product MTALTVVIVDDHPVFRRGLTSLLETAGMVVLAQAVDGVGGIAAVKEHRPDVVLMDLHLPDINGAEATRRLVRDVPGVQICILTMFDDDDSVFASMRAGALGYLLKGTDIDGIERAVRAVTAGEALYSAAVARRMQAFFAAASSGGLAVQPFPELTPREREVLEHVARGESNAEIAAALDLAQKTVRNVVSAVLAKLRVVDRGQAIVRARDAGLGRG is encoded by the coding sequence GTGACCGCGCTGACGGTGGTGATTGTTGATGATCATCCGGTGTTCCGGCGGGGGCTGACCTCGCTGCTGGAAACGGCCGGAATGGTGGTGCTGGCGCAGGCCGTGGATGGTGTGGGTGGCATTGCCGCGGTCAAGGAGCACCGGCCCGACGTGGTGCTCATGGACCTGCACCTGCCCGACATCAACGGCGCCGAGGCCACGCGCCGGCTGGTCCGCGATGTGCCGGGCGTGCAGATTTGCATCCTGACCATGTTCGACGACGACGATTCCGTGTTCGCCTCGATGCGCGCCGGGGCGTTGGGTTACCTGCTCAAGGGCACCGACATTGACGGGATCGAGCGGGCCGTGCGGGCGGTCACGGCGGGCGAGGCGCTGTATTCGGCTGCGGTGGCCCGGCGGATGCAGGCGTTCTTTGCTGCCGCCTCCTCCGGGGGCCTGGCGGTGCAGCCGTTTCCGGAGCTGACGCCGCGGGAACGAGAAGTGCTGGAGCATGTGGCCCGCGGGGAGTCGAACGCGGAGATTGCCGCTGCCCTGGACCTGGCGCAAAAGACGGTGCGCAATGTGGTCTCGGCTGTGCTGGCGAAACTGAGGGTGGTGGATAGGGGCCAGGCCATTGTGCGGGCCCGGGATGCCGGGCTGGGGCGCGGGTAA